The DNA window AAATAGTTTTGCGGTAAAATTTTTTTTAAGTCAACAATATAATATTGAAAAAAAATTAGATCTCAAAAGTGTTCCAAGTATTATAGTAAACAATCAATTTATTATAAATAACGACGAAATTCATGCTAGTTCTATAGAAAATTACACCGAAAGATATATTAACATAATTAGAAATTTATTATCTAATAATTAATATTATCTAAAATAGAACTATCTTATATAAAAATTATATAAGTAAATTTTTAATTATGAATTATATAAATGAAAAAATTATATTAATAGATGGTTCCATATATTTATATCGTGCATATTATGGATTGCCTAATTTAAAAAATAAATTAGGACAACCAATAGGTGCTCTTTACGGAATGATTAGCATGATAAAAAAAATATTAAAAAAATATAATCCTTATTATATAGCTATAATATTTGATTCAGGAAAATGTAATTATAGAAGTCAAATATATGAATTATATAAAAAAAACAGAAACAAAATGCCAGATGATTTATATGTTCAAATACCCAGAATAAAAAAAATACTTAAAAAAATGGGATTATCTATTTTTTCCATTGAAGGTACAGAAGCTGATGATATTATTGGAACAATATCAAAATTATTAGAAAATCAAGGAAGAAAAACACTTATATTTACTAATGATAAAGATATGATGCAATTAGTATCAAATAATATAAACATAATTCATGTCAGCTCTTATCAAAGATTTGATCCTTATGCCGTATATTTAAAATATAGAGTCTTTCCGCATGTAATTTCTGATTATCTTGCTTTGGTAGGAGATGCATCAGATAATATTCCAGGAGCTCCTGGAATAGGAAAAAAAGCAGCCTCAATTTTATTATCTCAATTTTATTCTATTGAAGGCATTTACGAAAATATTAACAATATTAAAAATATGAATTTTTTTAATAAAAATAAAATAATTAAGTCTTTACAGAATAATAGATCTAAAATATTTAAGTATCATAAATTAACTAGAATTAATACTGATATTAAAATAAGATTTTCTATTAAAGATATTAAATTAAAACATCAAAAATCTTATTATTAATAATAATATTTTATATTTTAATTTTCATAATTATTTTATAAAATGTGAATTTTTTATTTTTTAAAAAATAAAGTTTATTGATTTCATTAAAATAAGGTTAAAGATTATTTAAAATCAAAAAAACCTTATTTAAGCGATTTCAAAGTTCCCTTTGGAAAAATATTAGTAATACAATCTTTTTTAATTATTATTAAATTGTTTTCGTACAATTCTAATAAAATATAATTTATATCTATAATTTTTATTATTTTCCCAATAATTCCCGAAGAAGTAAGCACTTCGTCTCCTTTCGCTAAAGAAGTAATTAATTTTTTATGTACATTAGCTCTTTTTTGTTGAGGTCTTAAAATAATAAAATAAAAAACAATACCAAATATTAATAGCATTATTAATAGCGTATATGGGTTATTTTGTGTATTTGGAATTGGATTTTTATCGAAATTTATGTTGTCAAAAAATACATTCATTATATTTTATCTCGGAAAATATTGTAACTTGTATATTATTTTTATTTTTTTTTAAAATTTTGAATTATACTGAATTCTATTTATTTTGATTTCATTTTTTAATTAATCAAATTAAATTTAACTAATATCTTAAAAAGAACCTACTTATTTCTAATAAGATTTTTTTATTACCGTGATTATAGTATAAAATATATATGTTTTAAATACTTTATAATAAATTTATCAAAATTTTAACTTTATAAAAGTTTATATTTAAAATGAAATATCTTTTCAAAAGATAATAATAAATTTTTTTACATTAGTAATGTATATAGATTTACAATCTGTTAACTTAGATTGAAGTTAAATAAACTTCTATCATTAATAATATTTTCAATATAATTTATTTGGTCAAATATATGTCAAAAAAAAATTTTTCTACTTGGCGTATTTTTTGTCGTTTATGGTCTATCATTTCACCTTTTAAAGGAGGGTTAATTATTGCAACAATAGCTCTAATAATTAACGCTACAAGTGATACGCTTATGTTATCTTTACTTAAACCTTTATTAGATGATGGATTTAAAGGACTTAATAATATCATTCCTATTTGGATGCCTCTTACAATTATCGTTTTAATGTGTTCTCGAGGTAGTAGCGGATTTATATCGAATTATTGTTTATCTTGGGTGTCTGGAAAAGTAGTTATGCGTATGCGAAAAAATCTATTTCAACATATTATGCAAATGCCTGTATCTTTTTTTGATCGAAAATCAACTGGTACACTATTATCGCATATTACTTATGATACAGAACAAGTTGCATCATCATCTTCCAGTGTATTGATTACTGTTGTACGAGAAGGATCATTAATAATTGGATTATTTTTTATGATATTTTATCATAGTTGGCAACTATCATCTATTTTAATCGTAATCACTCCTATAGTATTTTTTTTTATTAAATATATCTCTAAAAAATTTAGAAAAATTAACAAAAAAATTCAAAACAATATGGGCATGGTTACTAATAGTGCAGAACAAATGTTAAAAGGTCACAAAGAAATTCGTATTTTTGGTGGTCAAAAAAAAGAAAGCGAACGTTTTAATTATTTTAGTAATTTCATGAGACAACAAAGCATGAAAGTAGTAGTAGCATCTGCTGGATTAGACGTTATTATACAATTTATTGCATCTTTAGCATTAGCAGGAATATTATATATCGCTAGTTTGCCTAAAGTTATAGAAAGTTTAACAGCAGGAACGATTACAGTAATTTTTTCTTCTATGATCGCGTTAATGCGTCCATTAAAATCGTTAACAAATGTAAACTCACATTTTCAAAAAGGCATGGTGGCATGTCAAACGTTGTTTTCTATATTAGATATTCAAAAAGAACAAGATTACGGATCTCTACACATTAAAAGAGCACGAGGCGAAATTAAGTTTAAAAATGTTACATTTACTTATCCCGGGAAAACTCAGCCATCCTTAAAAAATATTAATATTAAAATTTCAGCAGGATACACTGTTGCTTTAATTGGATCTTCTGGTTCAGGAAAATCAACTTTAATAAATTTATTAACTAGATTTTATGATGCGAATCAAGGCACTATTTTTCTTGATAATATCGATTTAAAAAAATATAAATTAGATAACTTAAGAAATCAGATGGCTTTAGTATCACAAAATGTGTATTTATTTAACGATACTATAGCAAATAATATTGCATATGCAAAAAAAGATATTTATTCTAAAAAACAAATTGAAAAAGCTGCTTCTATGGCATATGCAATGAATTTTATTATTAAAATGAAAAACGGATTAAATACAATTATAGGTGAAAATGGTACGTTATTATCTGGAGGACAACGTCAAAGAATTGCGATTGCAAGAGCTCTATTACGCGATTGTCCGATTTTAATTCTCGATGAAGCTACATCTGCTTTAGATATAGAATCTGAAATAGCTATACAAAAAGCACTAAATAAACTGAAAAAAAATCGTACATCTCTAATTATAGCACATCGTATTTCTACTATAAAAAAATCTGATATAATATTATTAGTAGAAAACGGAAAAATAATAGAACATGGCAATCATCATGAACTTATGGAACTCCAAGGGACATATGCTCATATGCACTATCTGCAATTGGGTAAATAACAAAAAATATCGAATTAAAAGATTTTTTGTATCTTTTATCGAATATATTTGGTTTCAAAAAACTATATTCATATTTTTTTTATTTCCATTTTCAATGATATATTTATGTGTTACTAAATTTATTCATATTTTATACAAAATTGGTTATAAAAAAATAAAAAAATTCGAAATTCCGATTATAGTTATAGGCAATATTACCGTTGGAGGCAATGGGAAAACACCTTTAGTAATATGGTTATGTGAACAACTAAAAAAAAAAATTGGCAAGTAGGCGTAGTTTCAAGAGGATATGGCAGAAAAAATAAAAAAATTTCTGTAATTGTTGATAAAAATACGACGCATGAAGAATGCGGAGATGAGCCGGCAATAATATATAACAAACTTCATATACCTGTTGCAGTAAGTTCTAATCGAATAGAAGCAGTAAATATGTTATTGAAATTAAACAATCTAGACGTTATTATTTCTGATGATGGTTTGCAACATTATTCAATGGGTCGATCTATTGAATGGATAGCAGTAGATTATAAAAAAAAATTCGGAAATAATTTGCTTTTACCAGCAGGACCAATGCGAGAAACAAAAAATAAGTTATTTTCTGTAGAAAACGTAATTTTAAACGGATTTTGTATAAAATATAATAAAAATGTTCAAGCTAGATTTTATCATAAAAATTTTGCTATTAATTTAGTAACTAATAAAAAAAAAAATTATCACACTTATTCCCACTTGTTGCTATAGCAGGAATTAGCAATCCAGGGAAATTTTTTAATATGCTACGAGATAGTAAAATATATCCTGTAAAAGAAATTAGTTTTTTAGATCATCAAAAATATCAGGAAAATATGCTTACTATCCTTACTTCAAAAGAAGAACAATTATTAATGACAGAAAAAGATGCAATAAAATGCAAAAAATTTGCAAAAAATAATTGGTGGTATATACCTATATATGTTTGCATTAATAAAAAATTCAAAAAAGTTTTATTAAAACCAATAGAAAATAAAATAAAAAAATATCGCAAAAAATTTAAAAAAATTTCTTATTAAATTTTAAATTGTTAATCTTAGGATTATTGTATGGATCAAAAATTGTTAAATATTATTGCTTGTCCAATATGTTATGGTAAATTAATTTTTTGTTCAGAAAAACAAGAACTGATTTGCAAATTAGATTTAGTAGCATTTCCTATTCATGAAGGTATTCCTATTTTAATAAAAAATGCAAGTTATTCAATAAAATAAATAATAAGGCAAAATAATGAATTTTATTATTATTATACCTGCAAGATTGTTATCAACCCGATTTCCTAATAAACCTTTAGTGAAAATCGGCGGAAAACCGATGATAATAAGAACAATAGAATCTGCAGAACAATCAGGAGCAAAACGTATAATTGTTGCAACTGATCATCAGAAAATTGCAGATATGGTAAAAAAAAGCGGTAAAGAAGTTTATATAACAAAGAAACAACATAATTCTGGAACAGAAAGATTGTTTGAAGTGATCGAAAATTTCAAATTTGAAGATAATCAAATTGTTGTTAACCTACAAGTAGACGAACCATTTATTCCAGGTTGTGTAATAAAAAAAGTTGTGAATATTTTAAATAATAAAAACGTAGATGTTTCTACTTTAGCTATTCCAACAAATAAAAAAGTAGAAATTTTTAATCCAAATACCGTAAAAGTGATTACTGATGCTTCTGGAAATGCTTTGTATTTTTCTCGTTCTGTAATTCCATGGTGCAAAAATTATAAATCTTTTAAATCAGTTTTTTTGAGGCACATAGGTATTTATGCATATCATGCAAAGTTCATTCGTCTATATGTTAAATTATTACCTGTAAAAATAGAAAAATTAGAAAATTTAGAGCAATTAAGAATTTTATGGTATAGAAAAAAAATATATGTTTTAATTGAAAATGTTCGTGAATGTATTAGTATTAATACTCCAGAAGATCTGAAACACATCAATAAATTTTTTAAATTTTAACAATTCAAATTTTTAAAAAATTTTTATAAACGTTCTTTAACTCTTGCAGATTTTCCAGATTTGTATCTTAAATAATATAATTTTGATTTTCTTACAATACTATGACGTTGCACAATAAAGCTTTCAATAATAGGAGAATGTATATGAAATAAGCGCTCTACTCCTTCGCCATTTGATATCTTTCTTAAAGTAATTGAAGAGCTAATATGTTTATTTTTCATTGCAATTATCATGCCTTCAAATATTTGAATTCTTTTCTTTTCTCCTTCTACAATCCATAATCTAATTTTTACAATGTCTCCTGAGCAAAATTTTGGTAAATTTTTTTTTATTTGAAAATCGTTTATAGATTTTATAATATTATTCATTTTCTGAATACCTCTTTTTTTTGATAAAATTCAAATTGGAACTCGTGTAAAAGTTTTTTTTGTTTATATGTTAAATTTATATTATCTAGCAATTTTGGTTTTTTTATCCACGTTTGTCCTAATGCATGTTTTAATCTCCATTCTGCTATTTTTTTATGATTTCCTGATAATAATACTGAAGGAACTTTCATGTTGTTAAACATTTTTGGATATGTATAATCTGGACAGCTTAAAATTCCATTAAAAAAAGAATCTGTTGTATAAGATTTTTTTTTTAGTACTCCTGGAATCATTCTTGAAATAGCATCAATTAAAATCATTGCAGCTAATTCTCCTCCACTTAAAATATAATCCCCTATGGAGATTTCTTCATCTACTTCAGAAAAAATTATACGTTCATCAATGCCTTTATATCTTCCGCATATTATAAGTAATTTTTTATTTTTCAATAATTGTACAATTTTAAATTGATTTAATAAATCTCCTTTTGGAGAAACGTATATAGTTTTTATTTGAGATCCCAATTCTTTTTTTGCTGTGAGGATTGTATTCTGTAATGGTTTAGGTTGCATTAACATTCCAGAACCTCCTCCATATATTTTATGATCAATTTTTCTTCTTTTATTTTCTGAATAATCTCTAGGATTCCAAAAACTTAAATTTAAATAATTTTTTTTTAATATATTTTTAATAATTCCATGATTCATAAAATCATAAAACATACTAGGAAATATTGTAATTATACCAATTTGCATGATTTTACTTTTGTTTATTGTAAAAGTTTGAATTCCAATCTACTCTAATTATTTTAGAATTTTTATCAATTTTTTTTATAAAAACTTCATAAACAAATGGAATTAAATATTCTTTAAATCTTAAATGATTTTTTTTTTGAGATCGTATTACTAATATATCATGATGTGAAGATCGCAAAAAATTTACTACTTTTCCTAAATTAAAATTTTTTGTATTAAGAACTTGTAATCCAATGATTTCGTGCAAATAATATTCGTTATTTTTTAATTTATTTAATTGCTTTTGAAATAGCATAACATTGAGATTTGTTATCGAACTAGCTGCACATCTATTGTTAATTGCTTCTATTTTCGCAATAAACTTTTTATAATAAGTTTTCCAAGAAGTAACGTAACATTTTTGATATATGTTATTTATTTTAAATATCCAAGGTTGATATTTAAATATATTTTGAGATTTTTCTGTATATGAAATTACTTTTACCCATCCTTTTATTCCAAAAGGAGCTCCTATTTTCCCTATAGAAATTAAAATATCGTGTATCATTAAAAATTGTTATTTTTTATATTGAGAGATTAATTTTTTTACTCGATTTGAAATTTGAGCGCCTTTTTGTATCCAAAAATTTATACGGTTGATTTTTAAAGAATATGCAATAGATTTTCCTGAAGGGATTGGGTTTAAAAAACCTAATCTTTCAATAAATTTGCCATCTCTTGGTTTTCGGCTATCACTGACGATAACCTGATAGAATGGTTTGTTTCTTGAACCTTTACGTGAAAGACGGATAATAACCATAGTTTTTTATTGACTAATAAATTATAATAAATAGTACAAAATATTTTAGCATAAATTTTATTAAATTTAATTTTTTCGAGGTCGAAAAGGTATTAAATTTTTAATTTTTTGCATAGTTTTTATTAATCCTTTATTTTTAATTTGTTTCATAATTTTTTCTGTATCATAAAATCTTTTTAATAATATATTTATATCTTGTACTTTAGTGCCCGATCCAAAAGCAATTCTTTTTTTTCTAGAGCTTTTAATAATACTTGGATTATTACGTTCTTGTATAGTCATAGATTTAATAATTGCTTCCATTTTTGTGAATAATTTATCATTTATATTTTCATTTGCACAATCTGCATATTGTGATGTTTTGGACAATTGGTGCATTACCGTTTTAATCCCACCTATTTTTTTTATTTGAGATAAATGTGATAAAAAATCATTTAAATTAAATGTTTTATTTTTTTTATCTAAAAAAGTTTTTTTTTGTTTTTTAATTTTACTAACTTGATGTTCTACTTGCTTTATTAAAGAAAATATATCGTGCATTCCCAAAATTTTTTGTGCTAAAATTTTAGGAGAAAATATTTCTAATTGATCTACATGTTCTCCTGTTCCAATAAATTTAATTGGTTTTTTAGTGATATATCTCGCTGATAATGCAACGCCTCCACGTGCATCCCCGTCTAATTTAGTGAGAATAATTCCTGTAAGAGATAGTGTATTGCTAAAAGTTTTTATGTTGTTTATTGCATCTTGTCCCATCATAGAATCTATGACATAAAGTGTTTCTGATGGTCTGAAAATATTTTGCAATTGTTGAATTTTTTGAATCATCTTTAAGTTAGTATGCATTATTCCTGCTGTATCAATAAGTACAATGTCATGTTTCAATTTTGCTTTTTGAATAGCACTTTGAATTAAAATTTCTGCATTATTATTCAATTCTTGTACATTAAAAAAGTCTATTCCAGCTTTTTTTGCAAGATATTCTAATTGTTTTAAAGCAGCGGGTCGATGAAAATCAATAGAGATTGTTAACACATTTTTTGCATGTTTATTTTTTAAATATTTCCCTAATTTTCCAATCGTTGTAGTTTTTCCGCTACCTTGAGGTCCTACTAAAAAAATAATAGTTGGAGAATTTTTTGAATATATTAATTCTGATTGCGTACTTCCTATAATATTTATCAATTCATTATGTACAATTTTAATAAATTCTTGACCAGGTGTTAAATTTTTATTTATTTCTTTGTTTAATGCGATATTTTTAATTTCCTGAATAAATTTTTCAATAACAGGTAAGGCGACATCTGCTTCTAAAAGTGCTATACGCACTTGACGTAAAGTATTGCCGATATTTTCCGAAGTCAATCGTCCTCTTTCGCTAATATTTTTTAAGATATTATGTAATTTATTAGATAAATTTGAAAAAATCATGTTTATTCATTAAAATTTTATATGTTATTAAATTTTTCAGTTTTTATTTTCAATAATTTTTTGTTTATGTAATGAAACTTTGGATTCTCTTTTTAGATTTTTTTCGCTTAATACTTTTAGTTTTTCTTTTTTCCAATGCAATTGATATGATTTTGCTAATTTTAACCCTAAATTTTCAAATCCGACATCCATAGTATGTCTGAACACTTTTCCTGACAAAGTCATGTTAGGCTGCTCTAACATTTCAAATAAATCATGAAAAATTTTTTTATAAATATCTTTTTTTTTATTATAATATAAAATTTCTGCTATGTATTGCAAATCTTGTAATAAATTTTTTAATATATCGGATAATTTTTTTTCTTTATGCTCTAAATATGATATTAATTTAATATTTGGTTTACGTCCTTTTAATGCAACTCGATTCCAGTTTTCATGAATAAACTTTAATTCTGTATTACTAATCGGCGGAGATTGTACTAAAATACACCAAATTAAAAATAAATCTAAAAAATATATTTGATGTTTTTTTAATCCAATTGGAGAAAATGGATTAATATCTAAAGAACGAATTTCTACATATTCAATTCCTTTTGAATGTAAAGCATGAAATAGAGATTCGTTAATTTTTAATGTACGTTTTGGACGAATAGGAGTATATAACTCATTTACTTTTTGTAATAAATTTGTATTTAATTGAAGGTAACGCTTATTTTTTTTTATACCGATTTTTTGATATTTTGAATAAGGCGTTTGTGTTGCCTTAAAAAGAGCTTCGATATATTCTGTTAAGTTATTAAATTTTATTTTTATTTTTTTTTGAACTTTGTTGATATAACCTATTTCACTTAATCTCAATGATGTTGCATAAGGTAAATATATATCGCCATATTTATTTTTTTTAAATGGTAATTTAACATTTATTTTTTTTAGAAATGAAGAATGTACAACCGGTGATGCTCCAAAATAATATGTCATAATCCAACCAAGACGATAATAATTTCTTATCAAATTTAAATATCCCTCTGATGAAACCATTTTTATAGAATCTTTTTTACAAAAAACATGATATTCATTCCAAAATTTTTTACTGAAAGAAATATTATAATGTATTCCAGATATTATTTGAACACGAGCTCCATATCTATTTTTCAATCCGAAACGATAAATATTTTTGATTTTACCTAATTCTGAATTTCCATACTGTGCTATTAAAATAGATAATTCATTTTTTATTTTACATGGCATACTCATAGGCCACAAAAATTCATGATGTAGATTGTTTGTAACAAATTTGTGTAAATCTTGTAAAAAATTTATCATATTTTCTATATTTTTATTTACTGGAGTAATTAGTTCTAGTAATGATTCGGCAAAATCAGTAGTAATCCAATTATGTGTTAAAGGGGATCCAAATAATTTTGGATGCAAAGTTTTTGAAATATTTCCATCATAATCAACGCGTAAAGTTTCTCTTTCTATACCTCTAAATATAATTTTAAATATTTCTGAATTTTCTTTAATCCAAGGAAATATTTTAGATGCTGTTGGTAACAAATTTACCTCTCATTGTTTTTTGTAATATTAATATTATTGATAAGTATTTATTCTAAATCTTTTAAGATTGTAAACTAATATAGTAAAATGCAAATTTATTTTATAAATTAAAATAAATTTTTTAATATTTAATATATTAAGTATATGTTACATTTGATGATATACAATATATGATTATTATTTTCATATATCTTTGATTACAGAATGACATAAAAAGTTATCTTGTATACAATAGTAATTAAATAAAACTTAATATGTTAAATATTTTAATTATATATAATAGTAGTATTATTTAATATTTTTATTTATTGTATGATATTTAATTTTTCTATTAACCAATGACAACAGTTTTGATATTGTTTTGGTAATTTCTTTTCTAGAGTTATTATGCTATTTTTTAATGCTTCATAATGATTTGAAATTAAATTTATATGACCCATTTTTCTATACTTAGAAATACTTTTATTGTACCAATGTAAACATAGCAAAGGATCGTTTAACCAAGCTATATTGAGATAATTACCAATTATATTAATCATTACAGAAAAACAATTTATTTTAGGAATAGGCATAGGAAGATCTAATATAGATCGAAGATGTAATTCAAATTGATTTATAGAAGAACTATTTTGTGTCCAATGACCACTATTATGGACTCTTGGAGATATTTCATTAATAATAATTTCGTTATTTTTTAAAACAAAAAATTCCATTGCTATTATTCCAATATAATTTGTTGATCTCATGAAACTACTTAAAATTGATTCTGATTTTTCTTGTAGCAAATAATAATTTTTAATATCAGGAATACTGCATCTTAATATCCCCTGTTCATGGAAGTTACATGTTATTGGATAAAACACTATTTTTCCGAATTTATTTCTAGCTCCAATGAGAGAAATTTCTTCTACAAAATTAATTTTTTTTTCAGCAATATAATTCTCGTAAATTTTTATATTAAATTTTTTTTTGTCTTTAAATGACAATTGATATTGATTTTTCCCGTTATATCCTCCTGTTCTTTTTTTTAAGATGATATTATCTCCAAGAGTGTAAAAAATTGTTTTCCATTGAGAAAATTTTTGAATTTTTATCCATGAAGCAGTAGGTAATTGTAATTTATCAATTAATTCTTTTTGATATAATCTATCTACAATTAACGGCAAAATATTACGATTAATGAATGTATTATTTTTACATATTTTTTGAATGAATTTTGTTTTTTTCCAATGTTCTACTTCTACAGTAATAACACTATTTTTATGCAAAATAGTATTAAATTTTATTTGATTTTTTACGTTAATAGGAATTACTGGAATTCCTAAAACTGATCCGGATTGAAATAGCATAAGAGATAATTGCCCATCTCCAATAACATACACAAATTTTTTCATATATTTATAGGTTTATAATTTAATATCTTGTGAGTAATATCATTTCTTCTATTTTTAATGCGTATATGCAATGGTTTATCATGTAGCGCAAGAATTTGAGCAGCTAATATAGCTGCATTTATTGCACCTGATTTTCCAATAGCTAATGTGCCTACTGGAACTTCAGATGGCATTTGAACAATTGAATATAAGCTATCCAGTCCTTTTAGTTGTTTAGTTTCTACAGGAACGCCTAAAACAGGCAACAATGTCTTCGATGCTAACATTCCGGGTAGATGAGCAGCTCCTCCAGCACCTGCAATTAATATATGATATCCAATTTTTTTAGCTTGTTCTGCAAACTTAAATAATTGATCTGGAGTACGATGAGCAGAAATTACTTTAAGATCAAAATTAATTTGTAGTTCTTTGAGAGTATATGCGCAATGTTTGAGTGTATTCCAGTCGCTGATTGATCCCATAATAACGGCAATTTTTTTTTGATTAGTATTATGCATATTGTATATTTTTTAATATTTAACTATTTATAAAAAATTGAAATTTTTTATTTTTAAAATGAAAATTTAATTTTAAATTATATAAATCAAATTTTTTATTTATTTTTAAATTTTTTCCAAAGTGTAAGAGATAGTAGAATTAAAGTATTTTGAAAATTTAATTAACGATAGTTTATTTTTTATTTCCAATACATAACCTGCTTTATCCCACATTCCTAAAACTATTCTATAATGATTTTTAGGTAAGCGATGAATTCTTGGAAGATGAGTATGTCCGT is part of the Wigglesworthia glossinidia endosymbiont of Glossina morsitans morsitans (Yale colony) genome and encodes:
- the gshA gene encoding glutamate--cysteine ligase, with the translated sequence MLPTASKIFPWIKENSEIFKIIFRGIERETLRVDYDGNISKTLHPKLFGSPLTHNWITTDFAESLLELITPVNKNIENMINFLQDLHKFVTNNLHHEFLWPMSMPCKIKNELSILIAQYGNSELGKIKNIYRFGLKNRYGARVQIISGIHYNISFSKKFWNEYHVFCKKDSIKMVSSEGYLNLIRNYYRLGWIMTYYFGASPVVHSSFLKKINVKLPFKKNKYGDIYLPYATSLRLSEIGYINKVQKKIKIKFNNLTEYIEALFKATQTPYSKYQKIGIKKNKRYLQLNTNLLQKVNELYTPIRPKRTLKINESLFHALHSKGIEYVEIRSLDINPFSPIGLKKHQIYFLDLFLIWCILVQSPPISNTELKFIHENWNRVALKGRKPNIKLISYLEHKEKKLSDILKNLLQDLQYIAEILYYNKKKDIYKKIFHDLFEMLEQPNMTLSGKVFRHTMDVGFENLGLKLAKSYQLHWKKEKLKVLSEKNLKRESKVSLHKQKIIENKN
- the purK gene encoding 5-(carboxyamino)imidazole ribonucleotide synthase; this translates as MKKFVYVIGDGQLSLMLFQSGSVLGIPVIPINVKNQIKFNTILHKNSVITVEVEHWKKTKFIQKICKNNTFINRNILPLIVDRLYQKELIDKLQLPTASWIKIQKFSQWKTIFYTLGDNIILKKRTGGYNGKNQYQLSFKDKKKFNIKIYENYIAEKKINFVEEISLIGARNKFGKIVFYPITCNFHEQGILRCSIPDIKNYYLLQEKSESILSSFMRSTNYIGIIAMEFFVLKNNEIIINEISPRVHNSGHWTQNSSSINQFELHLRSILDLPMPIPKINCFSVMINIIGNYLNIAWLNDPLLCLHWYNKSISKYRKMGHINLISNHYEALKNSIITLEKKLPKQYQNCCHWLIEKLNIIQ
- the purE gene encoding 5-(carboxyamino)imidazole ribonucleotide mutase, whose product is MHNTNQKKIAVIMGSISDWNTLKHCAYTLKELQINFDLKVISAHRTPDQLFKFAEQAKKIGYHILIAGAGGAAHLPGMLASKTLLPVLGVPVETKQLKGLDSLYSIVQMPSEVPVGTLAIGKSGAINAAILAAQILALHDKPLHIRIKNRRNDITHKILNYKPINI